A segment of the Mytilus trossulus isolate FHL-02 chromosome 12, PNRI_Mtr1.1.1.hap1, whole genome shotgun sequence genome:
AAtagattaaataataattttcaaaaagcacaaaaagactcACATATTAAATCTGAACTTTTAAAACTAAGCAatagatggttttttttttatgtattcttgattttttttttatcttaatgaTATTCTATTTCAAAAGCAAGACCATACAATATATTAGTAAAGACagacacattttgttttcataattcAACCCCTTAAATGCTTTAATCTGGATATTTACACCTGACTTAgcacattttcaattgttttgttttcgtaATTCAACCCCTACAATgctttaatttgaatatttttacctGAGTCAGCACATTTTCGATTGTTTTCTCTGTTTCTTCACTAATATTCCATGGATCTTTTTCATGAACCATCAAAGCGTCAAGTGTCCCTTTCTCTAAGACCACATCAAATGTTTCTGGTTCATATGTCATATTGAGAATGTCCATAACTTCCCATGACATGCCAGGATACTTCTGTTGGCATTTGTTCCTCATGTTCTCAATAACAACGGGAGAATAATCTGTATTTGTGATATTTAAGAAGCCATCTTGATACATGTCTTCGCTCATTAAACTGTTGCCACAACCtatgtatataacatgtaaaaaagaaattacaaataaaagtgAAACAATACCTGGTAAATCTGTAGTACAATAGAGTCCCTGAAAAGGATACCTCAGGTATACAGGGTTGTTATTATAAAGCACATAAAATTTAGATAGtcttataacatatataagttttgttgttataagactttctacatataaatttatgaaataaggTCATTAAAATTGGATATTTATATGAATAGAATTATTTCAAATGTCAATAAAGAGCTACATAATGTACATTGTATGCCACAAGCCCATGATACACCTGTCACTTTTTCAACCAATAGAGTTCCATTATAATTACTCCACTCAATTTAATATCaggtatttataaaaaaaaaaagtaatgggagcttattttaaaagatacaagcaatttaccaaagtttcaagaaattggttaaaaaattaaaatacagataacagtaaaactaaaaaaataaatccaataAACAGGTGTATAAACATTTAAGAATAACAGACTGagcaattgtatttttttaatggtcACATGAATGTGGAGTAAATGAAGatgtgtgtttgtgtgtgtATACTCATTGATGCATGTAATGAAGGGGATGtgtttacatacatgtatataatatatgatgTAAGTAACAAATGAATAGCAGGAATCACTACAGCGCAGGAAATGCTAACCATTTAAGGACATCTGAGCTGAACTTGTTTTAATGGAGTTCATGTTGATCATTCGTTAGGGTGTTTTTATGCTCCTCTCGAtgttgttgtttgtctgtttactTTCATTACTTTTGGCAAATCTTTGTTCATCTTTGACACATGTTTGACAAATGATTTTTCAGGTCTTTGTTTAAGAATCACACCCTCACCTAATATAAGAATTTTGTCAGCTGTTTTAATGTCATCTTTCAGTAAATGTTTGAATGCTTCATAATCAGAAAACCAGTCAAAAGCTTTTTCTTTAGAATAACGATCATCCCAATATGACTTGTCCCGATAATCTGTATTTCTGTCTGGTAACTCCATCtgcaaatcaaattttaaatatataataaaaagatggtTTAATACATTTAACACCTTCTAAACATGCCTttttctatcatgtctatagtTACTTATAaccattaacatgattaatattttatatttagcaTTGTGTGTACTCACTAGTGGTAAATGCCTCCCTTATCCAAAGAACACCTTGAAGGCTGCAAGGATTATCCGATAGAGTGGCATCCTTGTACACTCCCTATCAGGAATAATTATAATGTGTCACTAATGTATAAATATACCACAATTAtggattttattcaccctctatggatctgtAGGTTAACCgtataacaaatttaaagcaaGCTGTACTTTTTGAgctgcgttttgttgaaaaatacaccaaaaaacaacaacatcaaTACATGATGTCACCATTAAAGCGTCATGAACCCCTATGAAATTTACTAACTCCCTAGGGTATCACGtctttaaaccaatcacaacatgATAATTTACCTGTGGTACAAtaagtaccgattatcaggttatctgcatgttgatatctttaaatatcagctgcgatGTCAAGCAgctaatattttacaatatcagtATGcaaataatctgataatcgatttatcagGCTATATTTGAGTGTttcagaagtgttttctttgtttcatcagcacacaaaagatgacttgataagttcgggtcaaagttattaatgtCGGTCCAAACATAATGATGTCGctgatacatttttgtatgtcctggtcaaagttattaaggccagGTCAACATGTTTGACatcacaaagacatgatacagaataatattaagagctgaacagagtgatgTAGACACTGAGTGGGACGACCAATAATATAAGATATATGGTTAgctactgaccccatacggatccatagagggttagtaaaatccattgGGGTGAGGTCGAAAGCCAAGTCCTCTAtggattttattcaccctctctGAATCCCTAGGGGGTTAGTACAAAATGTAGTTAACTGTATAACGATTTTATCAcacgctggactttttctgctgcattttattaaaaaataaacaacgatacagaaaaacattaacaaatgaCGTCACCATTAAAGCATCATGAACCCCCTATGAAATTTACaaaccccatacggtctcataggaGGTCACCATGTGACAGCattaaaccaatcacaatgCGATATTTTACCCGTGGTGCAATAAAAGTCCTGAATGTTACTTACAAAATGTAAAGACTTACATTCCATAccaaccaaataaaacagcCCAATATACGATAAGAAAAGAAGCAGGTTAGATATCTCCGGTTGCACGTGTAACAGTGTAATGACAAACTATTTAGATTgggcttaaattaaaatattgattgtttGCCCTTTACCGACCGACCCTATAAATTCGTTGCGcctgaaaatcttttatttgtatttaccagcaagattttattttattttattttttcgttcctaccaaaaatcttatatttgtgTTTCCCGCTCAAAACTATTTTACCCGGAATTCTCGGGTTTTATCTTTAAGTTATAAGGTCAAGTCCGTTTAGTATCACCTGAGCGTTTGACATGAACACTTGCAATTGAAGTTTCAAAGCATTTGTTTGAAATCGATGTTCAGCATGTGAACGCTTCCATGATATGACATACGCTACTCTGTACCTTTATACTTAATTTAAAGAGCAGGgttcatttacaaaaaagttcgtttgatacaaaattatcaacGTGTGTACAAACTCATTTGTAAACGGACGTTGTATTCTATGTAGGGATGCCTTTTTGTGATCCGCAGATCAGGATGATTATGTTAATGATGTcgctatattatttatatctgacATGAACCAAAAGTGACAAAACCCTGTAAAGTGAGGAATATCTGGCAGTAAAATCGCCAAGTTTTCCATACAGGTCATTTATAAATGCGATGTCAAATACGTGAGTCGTGACAATTGTCAGAGTTTTAAGTCTTGTAGCATTTTTATTGGAAACAAAGGCACACACGATATTTTTAACACTCTAGGGACTTTTTCTACTAGTAATGTATGTCTGCCAGGACATAtcttatcaatacaaagttatcttttacagaAAATCTTAAGGTAAGCATACAAGGTACATAGTACAGAATATAAGTGCAAGTTCAAACTCTTCAAAGTTCCAGGCATATAAACGTCGAAGATATGCGGCACAGctctatattttgatatttgaaaacaaaatagtagtgcatatgaattaggggacgaccatttgatattctgggggggggggggggcaggaggattttgaaaataaataactcagccttgataatcacaaaaataaatggtttgttctgtggtagtttgaaaataaataacctgacttgcaatgtattgaaaataaataacttagcaggtctatagcttcttgggccttcagCAGTATCAAAAcccttcaaattttttttgcctcgctccgctcggcaaaaaatgtttaacaatacttttaaaaaaggcTAGATAAAACCAAACTAAATTAACTGtaatactatgtatgtatgttgtatgcaatacatgtatattgcttgggaatataaatgattcattttgtgaagaaaattataaaatacataatctaattataccaattgtcttttataatatacttattactatgtatttgtgttcCGCTAGTCCTTTCTtgctatgtatttgtgtttcgcTAGTCCTTTCTCACTATGTATTATCttagtatatttgtatatatattgtcctcttgtacacaagtcatgcaagtatgtgtctgaggttatgaaatatatcttgaatcttaaaatttctgcaggggatactgatcttttctgattaaatggtacataatgacttgactatacatatattattcataattaacaaatatttaaaaaaatgtatgttttcgactatcataaatatagttgtgaaaatgaataatcagttccttgctttaatgaaaatgaaaaatcttgctacaatagtgcagaaaatgaataatctgtcctctcagtttacaaaaataaataaccgatcaaaaacaaatcctcctggcccccccagaatatcaaatggttgtCCCCTTAGCTTCACATTCtacgtgatattttttttttaaactaatagtcccagaaaacttatttgcaaaaACCAAACAGACACAAATTACATTCATTGACATTATGCAGAGtttgtatctataaaataaaatattatacctaCCTGCCTACCCATGACAAATAATATACCGAGCcaagttatttttttggggaaaaaaataaaatattttacctacctacctaccctgtttcaaaacatagggtcggaaaagggcaaacaaacaatattttaatttaggccttACCTGATTATTTTGACACACAACAGTTGTCACGAATTTAGCCTTTTAGGaatcaaacaacaaaataaataaacctcttgtctttaaaattcaaattagaaGTATATAATGTACTTTACTTGTGTATTTACATGTCGCTTCACTGTTTGAACTAGCAAAGAAGTTGagaatttatacaaaattgtcGATTGTCGATTGTCGATCTAAATTATGAACCGGAAATTGGAAATTGGAGAGAAAAATACCGATTCCGGAGAACGATTAACTGTACTCcgtactttttaaaaaatatatattattgtaaaacgtccagtgaaaaatatttcatggaTATTCGAAAATACCACCCTTTGGAAAAGTCTTATTGTGGACAAGGACTATATACGTCCCTGCTGTGGATTAAagttcaatttcaaattcaaaagtattaTTTATGAACGAAAACAGAATATGAATCTTTGATATCGTTTTATTACTAACAGAACACTTTAAAcagtgttatatatatatatattttttttttaataaaatgggGACGGTATATAATCATTCATTGCCATagactagtccaaataattataacgCCTAAAAAGGCTATTTTAGATTATTTCTTTGGCGCAACAAGGGTCCGTTTATATAGTACACTTCCACTCAATCTTATTAAAGTTTCCTAATTAAACTAAATCATGGTCGTTTGAAAAATCTGATTGCAAGGCCGGTTATTTGCTGCAACTCTAATAATGAAGCGTGTTCCATGTTTTctcaaacgagaaaagtaaATATATGCTAGATAATATGCCTACCTgaggtgtgatgagatgattAAAGCCCTCAGTAGATTTTCTCcttgttaatatatataatatatatgcgTACGTTTCGGCATAGATGTAATGACATGGGTATTACCATGTACTAGTATTACATCTATGGTTTCGGCAATAAAGTTTATCAACCTGAGATATTCATGGTATTGTTACACCACTGAAAAccttatacaaaaaaaaaaaaatactacaaaAGTAACTATTTTATTCCCCCCTAAAGTAAAGTTAATTTCCCTATTTGGCACCGTCTTGTGGCCTCTTATCTATTTCTTGCAAAAATAGATATTTCTCGTTTCACACTTCACGGAGTTGATATCAAGCGCAATCACATTCTCACTcgttatgaaacttataattAAACATCTAAAGTCGTTCGCTAAATAAAAAGAAGGAGCAgtatatgattgccaacgatacaactctcaacaagagaccaaatgacacagaaactatcAACTATAAGTtaccgttcggccttcaacaatgaacatgCCATATATGGGTTTGTAGTGACTTTGAAGTTGGATTTCAATGAGCGCAGTCTATAAAGTACTGttaaattactaattcagggatTTTTGTTTCCACGAATTACTTTGTTCAACCTGTATTGAATTCGtttttataaacaaagattCTTTTTTCAAGTTTGGCTGTACCAgtcctgtagaaaacttattacACTCCGAATAGCACATCCGAATTTTATGACGATGAAGTTAACTTATCCCGGAAATTTCAATACGATCCGGGTAACCTTGtcaattcttaaaataaaataattctgaaagGTTATCTAATCAACACTgtcattaactttttttaaatgttttattgatataaatattgattttgtattaatgacataaacaaacgacaactactgtacagaAAAGTCTGATTTCACT
Coding sequences within it:
- the LOC134692815 gene encoding EEF1A lysine methyltransferase 4-like produces the protein MELPDRNTDYRDKSYWDDRYSKEKAFDWFSDYEAFKHLLKDDIKTADKILILGCGNSLMSEDMYQDGFLNITNTDYSPVVIENMRNKCQQKYPGMSWEVMDILNMTYEPETFDVVLEKGTLDALMVHEKDPWNISEETEKTIENVLTQVQTVLKADGKFISVTFAQPHFRKPHYARTVFDWSVEQKHFGQNFHYYYYVMQKGSKLSLEDSEKEKERTAKKLKSKTEEDRTIEYLEYEDNENFLNWIEL